From Selenomonas ruminantium AC2024, a single genomic window includes:
- a CDS encoding ZIP family metal transporter: MLSMEVAQGLLIPFLGTTLGAACVYILKKELKTGVQKGLTGFAAGVMVAASVWSLLIPAMDASADMGKLAFLPAVVGFWAGTLFLLLLDHIIPHLHMDAQEAEGIKCKLPKNIMLLLAVTLHNIPEGMAVGVVFAGWLAGNADITLSGALALSIGIAIQNFPEGAIISLPLRAEGMSRHRAFISGALSGIVEPVGALLTIVAASFVLPVLPYLLAFAAGAMIYVVVEELIPEMSAGEHSNIGVIAFAVGFTLMMTLDVALG; the protein is encoded by the coding sequence ATGTTATCAATGGAAGTGGCACAGGGGCTGTTGATTCCCTTTTTGGGAACTACTTTGGGCGCGGCCTGTGTCTATATCCTCAAAAAAGAATTAAAGACCGGTGTGCAAAAAGGCCTGACCGGTTTTGCCGCCGGGGTCATGGTGGCAGCTTCCGTCTGGAGCTTGCTGATTCCTGCCATGGATGCCAGCGCCGATATGGGCAAGCTGGCCTTTCTGCCTGCGGTTGTTGGTTTTTGGGCAGGGACGCTTTTCCTGCTGCTCCTTGACCATATCATTCCGCATCTGCACATGGACGCGCAGGAGGCAGAGGGCATAAAATGCAAACTGCCCAAAAACATTATGCTGTTGCTGGCCGTAACACTGCATAATATTCCGGAAGGAATGGCAGTCGGTGTCGTCTTTGCCGGCTGGCTGGCGGGCAATGCCGACATCACCTTGAGCGGGGCCTTGGCGCTGTCCATCGGTATCGCCATCCAGAACTTTCCCGAAGGTGCGATTATCTCCCTGCCCCTGCGGGCGGAAGGCATGAGCAGGCACAGAGCCTTTATCAGCGGCGCCCTCTCCGGCATTGTAGAACCCGTTGGCGCCCTGCTCACTATTGTAGCCGCTAGCTTCGTCCTGCCGGTTCTGCCTTACCTTTTGGCCTTCGCCGCCGGCGCCATGATTTACGTGGTGGTGGAAGAACTCATCCCCGAAATGTCCGCAGGCGAACACAGCAATATCGGTGTTATTGCGTTTGCTGTAGGGTTCACTTTGATGATGACATTGGATGTGGCGTTGGGGTAA
- the addA gene encoding helicase-exonuclease AddAB subunit AddA has protein sequence MPYTKDQQKAIDTRDKNILVAAAAGSGKTRVLVERIIRQLINGELDVDELLVVTFTNAAAAEMRERIEAALEKERTKVTDKQMAARLERQMVLLTGADICTFHSFCQRLIRQHIEAIDVDPKFRLASEQELVLLKNDTLEAMLEEKYERPVEADKMPQWEDFISFMDDYGDEKGDEEVKEAVLKLHNFAQSQPFPEKWLTSQQKNKGTDLSHSHWLTTAVPEMRAGLMAVISQYEEAAALGKTADDPALTAAWLPYGELMQQDLAGLDAIREAFNVLEANPDGQKWDELARQVSKFSWIAMRGKVYNDLKTLYPDIREQFNSRRDAVKKALKKFADNYLSQEAAQIEEDIAANQRTAAIYAQLAIDFGRALQAAKKERNILDFNDLEHFALEILCVDDEDGEVAASPVALSLQEKYKSIMVDEYQDTNGVQEAILNLIAREDNRFTVGDVKQSIYRFRLADPYLFQAKYDSFPEEPAAGDKNQLINMKQNFRSRSEVLAPINFIFDQIMTRGAADIEYDANSKLYPGKDYPAHEHSFAGASGAMELDLVLRAGKEEKAAPAGSDSEDEAEDLSGFNLEAAYIAKRIGQLMEQGYMVLDKDSDSYRPLEFRDIAVLMRAVSGKANILLEAMQKRSVPAYADVDGGYFEAAEVRLVLALLTVIDNVRQDIPLAAVLASPIGGFSMEELAKIRLASATGDLYDGLLASFSLDSKLPQELAARTAKFQEELAKWRSYAVSHSVPELIWLLYRETGYYDYVGGLKGGLLRQANLRMLADRAAEYERSNYRGLFRFLRFIENLKKRDTDLSVARTLGASENVVRIMSIHRSKGLEFPVVIVADMAKQFNLRDAMGTFLLHKDLGIGVRIAARSKVGRQIYKSLPWQAVAAKIRAESKAEEMRILYVAMTRAREKLILTGVIAEDSAEKKAQGYCRYVDSEVPQLPDFAISGGTSYLDWVAAALCRHSGAAPLRKLAGVTADGGLEQQLEPDAQVKINIYSEAEVAETTASEEGSDELLQAAMNLSPMPASADKEKVEAMLDWQYPDWGLERVPAKLTVTEIKRRFAASSEWEEELPAARQLIVLNEAAELEAAEPDLSEVDKSEIDQSKNDRSNIDLSKVEEADWPRPRFMQEQEKKLSPMERGTIMHTVMQRLDFHGDISYQGIKKQVAAMEAKGILPEGAGKIVYIKGIQSFFTSEIGQLVQNAQALYRELPFSRMLKARDFYPEVKEEDERVFTQGVIDLLLETAAGELILIDYKTDRLTDAARIRRRYQIQLDLYRQAVEAILGRKVDKTYLYLLQNGSFVPMDAEQAG, from the coding sequence ATGCCATATACCAAGGACCAACAGAAAGCCATTGATACCCGGGATAAAAATATCCTGGTAGCCGCTGCCGCCGGCTCCGGCAAGACGCGGGTGCTGGTAGAGCGCATTATCCGTCAGCTTATTAATGGGGAGCTGGATGTGGATGAACTGCTGGTGGTGACCTTTACCAATGCGGCGGCGGCAGAAATGCGCGAGCGTATCGAGGCCGCGTTGGAAAAGGAACGGACAAAGGTTACCGACAAGCAGATGGCTGCCCGCCTTGAACGGCAGATGGTGCTTCTGACCGGGGCGGATATCTGCACCTTCCATTCCTTCTGTCAGCGGCTTATCCGTCAGCATATCGAAGCGATTGATGTAGACCCCAAGTTCCGTCTGGCCAGCGAGCAGGAACTAGTGCTGCTCAAAAACGACACGTTGGAAGCCATGCTGGAAGAAAAATACGAGCGCCCTGTGGAAGCGGATAAAATGCCGCAATGGGAGGATTTCATTTCCTTTATGGACGATTACGGCGACGAAAAAGGCGATGAAGAAGTCAAAGAAGCCGTGCTGAAGCTGCATAATTTTGCCCAGAGCCAGCCCTTCCCCGAAAAATGGCTGACCAGCCAGCAGAAAAACAAGGGAACTGACCTTTCCCATTCACACTGGCTTACGACGGCTGTGCCGGAAATGCGGGCGGGCCTGATGGCGGTTATCAGCCAATACGAAGAGGCGGCCGCCTTGGGAAAAACTGCTGATGACCCTGCGCTGACTGCCGCCTGGCTGCCTTATGGCGAATTGATGCAGCAGGATTTGGCAGGCCTTGACGCCATCCGTGAGGCCTTTAACGTGCTCGAAGCAAATCCTGACGGGCAAAAGTGGGATGAACTGGCCCGGCAGGTCAGCAAGTTTTCCTGGATTGCCATGCGGGGGAAAGTCTATAACGACCTCAAGACGCTCTATCCCGATATCCGCGAGCAGTTTAACAGCCGGCGGGATGCGGTGAAAAAGGCGTTGAAGAAATTTGCCGACAATTATCTGAGCCAGGAGGCGGCGCAGATTGAGGAAGACATTGCGGCCAATCAGCGGACGGCTGCGATTTATGCTCAGCTGGCCATAGATTTTGGACGGGCACTGCAGGCTGCCAAGAAGGAGCGCAACATTCTGGACTTCAACGATTTGGAGCATTTTGCGCTGGAAATTCTCTGCGTTGATGATGAGGATGGAGAGGTGGCGGCAAGTCCGGTGGCCCTTTCCCTGCAGGAGAAGTACAAATCCATCATGGTGGACGAGTATCAGGACACCAACGGTGTGCAGGAAGCCATCCTGAATTTGATTGCCCGGGAGGACAACCGCTTTACCGTTGGGGATGTGAAGCAGAGCATCTACCGCTTCCGGCTGGCCGACCCCTATCTCTTTCAGGCCAAATACGACAGCTTTCCCGAAGAACCCGCGGCAGGTGATAAGAATCAGCTCATCAACATGAAGCAGAACTTCCGCAGCCGCAGCGAGGTGCTGGCGCCCATAAACTTTATCTTTGACCAGATTATGACCAGAGGCGCGGCGGATATTGAATACGATGCGAACAGCAAGCTCTACCCCGGCAAGGATTATCCTGCCCATGAGCACAGCTTTGCCGGTGCAAGCGGGGCGATGGAATTGGATTTGGTCCTGCGTGCTGGCAAGGAGGAAAAGGCCGCGCCTGCGGGAAGTGACAGCGAAGATGAGGCTGAGGATTTATCCGGCTTCAATCTGGAAGCGGCCTATATTGCCAAGCGCATCGGTCAGCTGATGGAACAGGGCTATATGGTGCTCGACAAAGACAGCGACAGCTACCGTCCGTTGGAGTTCCGTGATATTGCGGTGTTGATGCGCGCGGTGAGCGGCAAGGCCAACATCTTGTTGGAAGCCATGCAGAAAAGGAGCGTGCCTGCCTATGCCGATGTGGACGGCGGGTACTTTGAGGCGGCAGAAGTGCGGCTGGTACTGGCCCTGCTCACGGTTATCGACAATGTGCGGCAGGATATTCCACTAGCGGCGGTGCTGGCTTCGCCGATTGGCGGCTTTTCCATGGAAGAACTGGCCAAAATCCGTCTGGCTTCGGCGACGGGCGATTTATATGACGGCCTGCTGGCCAGCTTTTCTCTGGACAGCAAATTGCCGCAGGAACTTGCGGCCCGCACGGCAAAGTTTCAGGAAGAATTGGCTAAATGGCGCAGTTATGCTGTGAGCCACAGTGTGCCGGAACTTATCTGGCTGCTCTATCGGGAGACCGGCTACTACGATTATGTCGGCGGCCTCAAAGGCGGCCTCCTGCGTCAGGCCAACCTGCGCATGCTGGCAGACCGCGCGGCAGAATACGAGCGCAGCAATTACCGTGGGCTCTTCCGTTTCCTGCGCTTTATCGAAAATCTCAAAAAGCGGGATACGGATTTATCCGTGGCCCGAACTTTAGGGGCCAGCGAAAATGTCGTGCGCATTATGAGTATTCACCGCAGCAAGGGGCTGGAATTTCCCGTGGTCATCGTGGCGGATATGGCTAAGCAGTTCAATCTGCGCGATGCCATGGGGACCTTCCTGTTGCACAAGGACCTGGGCATTGGCGTGCGCATTGCAGCGCGCTCCAAGGTCGGACGGCAAATCTATAAATCCCTGCCCTGGCAGGCAGTAGCGGCCAAAATCCGCGCCGAGTCAAAAGCAGAGGAAATGCGCATCCTCTATGTGGCCATGACCCGCGCACGGGAAAAACTCATTCTGACGGGCGTAATCGCTGAGGACAGCGCCGAGAAAAAAGCCCAGGGTTACTGCCGTTACGTGGACAGCGAGGTGCCTCAGCTGCCGGACTTTGCCATCAGCGGCGGCACAAGTTATTTGGATTGGGTGGCAGCCGCTCTTTGCCGTCATAGCGGGGCAGCTCCTCTGCGGAAGCTGGCCGGAGTAACGGCAGACGGCGGATTGGAACAGCAGTTAGAACCAGATGCGCAGGTGAAGATAAATATTTATTCGGAAGCAGAGGTGGCCGAAACTACTGCTTCCGAAGAAGGCTCGGATGAACTTTTGCAGGCGGCCATGAACCTTTCACCGATGCCTGCGTCTGCGGACAAGGAAAAGGTCGAGGCCATGCTGGATTGGCAGTATCCGGACTGGGGACTCGAACGTGTTCCGGCCAAACTTACGGTAACGGAGATAAAGCGGCGCTTTGCCGCAAGCAGCGAATGGGAAGAAGAACTGCCTGCCGCCCGCCAGCTGATTGTGCTGAATGAAGCCGCAGAACTGGAAGCGGCAGAGCCTGACCTGTCAGAAGTTGACAAGTCAGAAATTGACCAATCAAAAAATGACAGGTCAAATATTGACTTGTCAAAAGTGGAGGAAGCCGATTGGCCCCGTCCCCGCTTTATGCAGGAACAGGAGAAAAAACTTTCGCCCATGGAACGGGGCACCATCATGCACACGGTGATGCAGCGGCTGGATTTCCATGGAGATATAAGCTATCAGGGCATCAAAAAGCAGGTGGCGGCCATGGAAGCCAAGGGCATTTTGCCGGAGGGCGCCGGAAAAATCGTCTACATCAAGGGAATACAGAGCTTTTTCACCTCCGAAATCGGCCAGCTCGTGCAAAATGCCCAGGCGCTTTACCGGGAACTGCCCTTCAGCCGTATGCTGAAAGCCAGGGATTTTTACCCGGAAGTCAAAGAGGAGGATGAGCGGGTCTTTACGCAGGGCGTCATTGACCTGCTGCTCGAAACGGCGGCAGGGGAGTTAATCCTCATCGACTACAAGACCGACAGGTTGACTGATGCAGCCCGCATTCGGCGGCGCTATCAGATTCAGTTGGATTTGTACCGTCAGGCCGTCGAGGCCATCTTAGGCCGCAAAGTGGACAAAACCTATCTCTACCTGTTGCAAAATGGCAGTTTCGTGCCCATGGATGCAGAACAGGCAGGATAA
- a CDS encoding restriction endonuclease → MIENYAFNKIIGRGKDIIMENEENRFWGIHTLNDNLFLKDNIIAIGWPKMGDLALVEANREAFKEKYVQVYPEAKKGNIATSAGMLYRFCHEVQIGDYVVFPSKINREVNIGVIEGEYSYDSTQEEYVQTRKVKWLKHMPRMAFSQGALYEIGSAMTFFSVKNYAEEFLGALNNEFKKSLSSDAEDESVGATADDIIENTKDFILKELSRQLKGYDLEEFVADLLGAMGYRTIVSPHGGDSGIDITAYKDELPPRILVQVKSQDSDIKEATIQSLKGAMREGDYGLFVTLSNYTKNAQKYLETTPIIRGINGTELVELILKYYDNLSVKYKKMIPLKMVYIPISKSE, encoded by the coding sequence ATGATAGAGAATTATGCGTTTAATAAGATTATTGGAAGAGGAAAGGATATAATTATGGAGAATGAAGAAAACAGATTTTGGGGAATACATACTTTGAATGATAATCTGTTTCTAAAAGATAATATCATTGCAATAGGCTGGCCGAAGATGGGGGACCTTGCCTTAGTGGAAGCGAACAGAGAGGCATTTAAAGAAAAATATGTGCAGGTTTATCCTGAAGCTAAGAAGGGGAATATCGCGACTAGTGCGGGGATGCTTTATCGATTTTGCCATGAAGTGCAGATAGGGGATTATGTTGTATTTCCATCCAAGATTAATCGCGAGGTAAATATTGGTGTGATAGAAGGTGAGTATAGTTATGATTCCACACAGGAAGAATATGTACAGACTAGAAAAGTTAAGTGGCTGAAACATATGCCGCGTATGGCATTTTCGCAAGGAGCACTTTATGAAATTGGTTCGGCTATGACGTTTTTTAGTGTGAAAAACTATGCAGAAGAGTTTTTGGGGGCACTCAATAACGAATTCAAGAAGTCTTTATCTTCAGATGCCGAAGATGAGAGTGTCGGGGCAACCGCTGATGATATAATTGAAAATACGAAAGACTTCATACTTAAAGAGCTTAGTCGTCAATTAAAAGGATATGATTTGGAGGAGTTTGTGGCTGACCTCTTAGGTGCGATGGGATATCGAACGATAGTTTCTCCACATGGAGGAGATAGCGGTATAGATATTACTGCATATAAGGATGAATTGCCACCACGAATTTTGGTGCAGGTTAAGAGTCAGGATAGCGATATTAAGGAAGCAACGATTCAGTCCCTAAAAGGTGCTATGCGTGAGGGGGATTATGGGTTGTTTGTTACGCTGTCTAATTATACGAAAAATGCTCAGAAGTATCTTGAAACCACGCCGATAATTAGGGGGATAAATGGTACAGAGCTTGTCGAGTTGATATTGAAATACTATGATAATTTGAGTGTCAAATATAAAAAGATGATTCCGTTGAAGATGGTTTATATTCCGATATCGAAGTCGGAGTAA
- the addB gene encoding helicase-exonuclease AddAB subunit AddB: MTATLDFIIGRAGTGKTHACLTAMQQEMTERPLGPALILLLPEHMTYKAERELATMMKEHGQGFFRAYVFGFRRFARQILLETGGDLPRISDVGRRLLLQKLLLQHQKDKDLTVFARAARQRGFTETLSDAIKEIKSYRLTTDKLRQAAELVGKGQERLSGKVRELSTLADEFAAAMDGRKSDAEDLMNILADKIPEAELMQGAEVWMDGFVFFNPQEMNVLAAILASAAKVHITLPMMGEQLPAGQVNFQLTENTSETGLFNRPYRTMENICRLMQELEPQKAGFWQPVTLLTHNYRAQNPALSWLEEKLFGQVEAAKDEPENLRLVEAANRRIELETAAADILRLVREEGYRYREIGVLIRNAEDYDGILPLVFQDYGIPFFADGKRQSIHHPLAELLRSGLEVVQKGWNYENIFRCLRTGFFPLVRDDVDKLENYVLEFGLRGRKRWLQETDWNWHRRYSLDGEEEDTDEETKAHLAQIDGLRRQAVEALAGFDQSIRQAEDVTGQVTALYDFLRALEVPAHLAKWQEVAEAEGRLADAAEHKQIWADIMEFFDQLVEISGGEKMSLSDFAAVLGDGLDAVSLSLIPPGLDYVTVASFDQNSLAGTRAIYILGANAGTMPRRIGETGMFTDADRLHLAEALEEMKAEGGEALSISRGGQERSFGERFLLYRGFNESREYLWVSYALADAEGSGLQPAPLVGKLKQCFPKLKLLSIPLETLGRHDMLQLSAAGPAVSGLSNALRGQRDEGKMDVFWQDVYNWALKEPELQRPMKLALAGLSPKAPVGEIPAELAQAIFLRGKFLRGSVTQFEQFRRCPFAHFASYGLKLQERHTYEFRQMDLGQLLHEVIREYGEMVAKDYNRRWQDVPEEARGQICHDLVEEVAPRLQSEILLSRPDYRHYKRRMEATALQAVNHLSAWAAMSEFQPAYFEEGFGHAFDRVQLTPLPLGNGFSLSLKGQIDRLDVHQENPYFLILDYKTGQAAINLFEVYYGLKLQLLVYVLVGQELLKQQDKERLPAGILYALLHNPTIATDKRMSTEEMQAAIKKKLTMPGWVLADMDVLRSIDAQLEHIKPQTKKDGELDAKTISGHYVRTQQEFELLLGYVDYILKDTGREILSGNIRISPYRYDKKAERTACTYCNYRMLCGFDTDIEGFAYNEVGNFDEEEMERRMAEKIGREDLAHAIYQGPTESH; this comes from the coding sequence ATGACTGCAACTTTAGATTTTATTATCGGCCGGGCGGGCACGGGCAAGACGCATGCCTGCCTGACGGCCATGCAGCAGGAAATGACGGAGCGGCCTTTAGGCCCCGCGCTTATTCTGCTGTTGCCGGAACATATGACCTATAAGGCAGAGCGGGAACTTGCCACCATGATGAAGGAACATGGGCAGGGCTTTTTCCGTGCCTATGTTTTTGGCTTCCGCCGCTTTGCCCGGCAGATTCTTTTGGAAACGGGCGGCGACCTGCCCCGTATCAGTGATGTGGGCCGGCGCCTGCTGCTGCAAAAACTGCTGCTGCAGCATCAGAAGGACAAGGATTTGACGGTCTTTGCCCGGGCGGCACGGCAGCGGGGCTTTACAGAAACCCTGTCTGATGCCATCAAGGAGATAAAAAGCTACCGGTTGACTACGGATAAGCTGCGGCAGGCGGCAGAATTGGTCGGCAAAGGACAGGAACGCCTTTCCGGCAAGGTGCGGGAACTCAGCACGCTTGCGGATGAATTTGCCGCCGCCATGGACGGGCGCAAAAGTGATGCGGAAGATTTGATGAACATTCTGGCGGATAAGATTCCGGAAGCGGAGCTCATGCAGGGCGCGGAAGTCTGGATGGACGGCTTTGTGTTCTTCAACCCGCAGGAGATGAATGTGCTTGCAGCGATTCTCGCCAGTGCCGCCAAGGTGCATATTACACTGCCAATGATGGGGGAACAACTGCCTGCTGGGCAGGTGAATTTCCAGCTTACGGAAAACACCAGTGAAACGGGACTATTTAACCGTCCCTATCGCACGATGGAAAATATCTGCCGGTTAATGCAGGAATTGGAACCGCAAAAAGCAGGCTTTTGGCAGCCCGTCACCCTGCTTACGCATAATTACCGTGCGCAAAATCCTGCGCTTAGCTGGCTCGAGGAAAAATTATTTGGTCAGGTGGAAGCCGCAAAAGACGAGCCGGAAAATCTGCGGCTGGTGGAAGCGGCCAACCGCCGTATTGAGCTGGAGACGGCGGCTGCCGATATTTTGCGGCTGGTGCGGGAGGAAGGTTATCGCTATCGGGAAATCGGTGTTCTTATCCGCAATGCCGAAGATTATGATGGAATCCTGCCCTTGGTCTTTCAGGATTATGGCATTCCCTTTTTTGCGGACGGCAAGCGGCAGAGCATTCATCATCCGTTGGCGGAACTTCTGCGCTCGGGGCTGGAAGTCGTGCAGAAGGGCTGGAATTATGAAAATATCTTCCGCTGTCTGCGCACGGGCTTTTTCCCCTTGGTGCGGGATGATGTGGACAAGCTCGAAAACTACGTGCTGGAATTTGGCCTGCGGGGCCGCAAGCGCTGGCTGCAGGAGACGGATTGGAACTGGCATCGGCGGTACTCGTTGGATGGGGAAGAGGAAGATACCGACGAGGAAACCAAGGCACATTTAGCGCAGATTGACGGCTTGCGGCGGCAGGCTGTGGAGGCCTTGGCCGGGTTTGACCAGTCAATCCGGCAGGCCGAAGATGTGACCGGTCAGGTTACGGCACTCTATGACTTTTTGCGTGCTCTGGAGGTGCCGGCCCATCTGGCGAAGTGGCAGGAAGTGGCCGAAGCCGAAGGCCGTTTGGCCGATGCCGCTGAGCACAAGCAGATTTGGGCAGACATCATGGAATTTTTCGACCAGCTTGTGGAAATCAGCGGCGGGGAAAAGATGAGCCTGAGCGATTTTGCCGCAGTGCTCGGAGACGGTCTTGATGCCGTGAGCCTGTCTTTGATTCCGCCTGGCCTTGATTATGTGACGGTGGCTTCCTTTGACCAGAACAGTTTGGCAGGAACAAGGGCCATCTATATTCTTGGAGCCAACGCCGGCACCATGCCCCGGCGCATTGGCGAGACGGGGATGTTTACGGATGCGGACAGGCTCCATCTGGCAGAAGCACTGGAAGAAATGAAGGCAGAGGGCGGTGAAGCCCTGAGCATTTCCCGTGGCGGCCAGGAGCGCAGCTTCGGCGAGCGCTTCCTGCTCTATCGCGGCTTTAATGAATCGCGTGAGTACCTTTGGGTATCCTATGCGTTGGCAGATGCGGAAGGAAGCGGCCTGCAGCCTGCTCCGCTGGTGGGAAAATTAAAGCAGTGTTTTCCGAAGCTAAAATTGCTCTCCATTCCCTTGGAGACTTTGGGCCGCCATGATATGCTGCAGCTTTCGGCCGCAGGGCCTGCTGTGTCGGGGCTTAGCAATGCCCTGCGGGGACAGCGGGACGAGGGGAAGATGGATGTTTTTTGGCAGGATGTCTACAATTGGGCGCTAAAAGAGCCGGAATTGCAGAGGCCGATGAAATTGGCCCTGGCCGGGTTGTCACCCAAAGCTCCCGTAGGGGAGATTCCGGCAGAACTTGCGCAGGCAATCTTCCTGCGGGGCAAATTTCTGCGGGGCAGTGTCACCCAGTTCGAGCAGTTCCGCCGCTGTCCCTTTGCCCATTTTGCGAGCTACGGCCTGAAGCTGCAGGAGCGCCATACCTATGAATTCCGGCAGATGGATTTGGGCCAGCTCCTGCATGAGGTCATTCGTGAGTATGGTGAAATGGTGGCTAAGGATTATAACCGCCGCTGGCAGGATGTGCCTGAGGAAGCGCGGGGGCAGATTTGCCATGATTTGGTGGAGGAGGTTGCGCCCCGTCTGCAAAGTGAAATTTTGCTGAGCCGTCCCGATTACCGCCATTACAAGCGGCGCATGGAGGCTACGGCCCTGCAGGCGGTGAATCATCTTTCTGCCTGGGCGGCAATGTCCGAGTTCCAGCCTGCCTACTTTGAGGAAGGTTTTGGCCATGCCTTTGACCGGGTACAGTTGACACCGCTGCCCTTGGGCAATGGTTTTTCCCTGTCCCTGAAGGGGCAGATTGACCGTCTGGACGTACATCAGGAAAATCCCTACTTCCTGATTCTCGACTATAAGACGGGGCAGGCGGCCATCAATCTCTTTGAGGTCTACTATGGACTCAAACTGCAGCTGCTGGTCTATGTGCTGGTGGGGCAGGAGCTTCTGAAACAGCAGGACAAGGAAAGGCTGCCCGCCGGGATTCTCTACGCCCTGCTCCATAATCCCACCATTGCCACGGATAAGCGGATGAGCACCGAGGAAATGCAGGCGGCGATTAAGAAGAAGCTCACCATGCCGGGCTGGGTACTGGCGGATATGGATGTACTGCGCAGCATTGACGCGCAGCTGGAACACATCAAGCCGCAGACGAAAAAGGATGGGGAACTCGATGCCAAGACCATCAGCGGCCATTACGTCCGCACCCAGCAGGAATTTGAACTGCTGTTAGGTTATGTGGATTACATCCTGAAGGATACGGGCCGCGAGATTTTGTCCGGCAATATCCGCATCAGTCCCTACCGTTACGACAAAAAGGCGGAACGGACGGCCTGCACCTATTGCAACTATCGAATGCTCTGCGGCTTCGATACGGATATCGAGGGCTTTGCCTACAATGAGGTGGGCAATTTTGACGAGGAAGAAATGGAACGCCGGATGGCGGAAAAGATTGGAAGAGAGGATTTAGCCCATGCCATATACCAAGGACCAACAGAAAGCCATTGA
- a CDS encoding RNA-binding domain-containing protein, which produces MCTFPHTETLTIEFKSDKKPLPDNDIIDAVVAFANTEGGDLYLGIEDDGTVTGLHPSHQDITRLTAFIANKTVPPVSTRATILTDKNLQVLKISVPKYTSIVASSTGKIQRRRLKADHTPENVPLYPYEIPHRLSSLSLLDFSAQPLPDTTRHDLDATERERLRNIIRTYHGEPTLLELDDLELDKALRLVAKVGADYVPTVTGMLLIGRQERLQELIPTAESSLQIMDNGQLRINETYTLPLLASIEKINNYFTTINQEDEMDVGMFRVPIPHYAPQAFREALINAYSHRDYSLLGRVRVLIEREGITISNPGGFIQGVTYDKLLDAEPHGRNPVLADCLKRIGLAERSGRGIDRIYAGSLRYGKMLPDYSNSNTDNVRLYIPASRPDKNFIRLLTKKQEQLHRDFTIYELMVLSQLKGNQLLTCQEISAHTGIPTYKLESTLETLTAEKMIKTSKQRKVIYYTFSGQSYKVPTCENHLVKEPITDYADYNQQIMKLANKKGNVTRADVTTLLHVSPAQAYRLLNRLKENGLLVLEGKGKFSHYKPVC; this is translated from the coding sequence ATGTGTACTTTCCCCCATACAGAAACTTTGACCATTGAATTTAAGAGCGATAAAAAGCCCCTGCCGGACAATGACATTATTGATGCAGTGGTCGCTTTCGCCAACACCGAAGGCGGCGATTTATACTTGGGCATAGAAGATGACGGCACCGTAACCGGTCTGCATCCCAGCCATCAGGATATCACACGGCTGACCGCTTTTATTGCTAACAAAACCGTCCCCCCGGTCAGCACGCGGGCAACCATTCTCACTGACAAGAACCTGCAAGTGCTGAAAATCAGCGTACCGAAATATACATCCATCGTTGCCAGTTCTACAGGAAAAATTCAGCGCCGCAGGCTGAAGGCTGACCACACACCAGAAAATGTGCCTCTCTATCCTTATGAAATCCCCCACCGTTTGTCCAGCCTTTCCCTTCTGGATTTCTCTGCCCAACCTTTGCCTGACACTACACGCCATGACCTTGATGCTACAGAACGTGAGCGCCTGCGCAATATCATCCGCACCTATCATGGCGAGCCGACACTACTGGAACTGGATGATTTGGAACTGGACAAAGCCCTGCGGCTTGTCGCCAAAGTCGGCGCAGATTACGTGCCCACCGTCACCGGTATGCTCCTTATCGGCCGTCAGGAACGCTTGCAGGAACTTATCCCCACCGCTGAATCCTCCCTGCAAATTATGGATAACGGCCAGCTACGCATCAACGAAACCTACACACTGCCCTTGCTCGCCAGCATTGAAAAAATCAACAATTACTTCACCACCATCAATCAGGAAGATGAAATGGATGTAGGCATGTTCCGCGTGCCCATTCCCCATTATGCTCCCCAAGCTTTTCGCGAAGCATTGATTAACGCCTACAGTCACCGGGATTATTCCTTGCTGGGCCGGGTTCGTGTGCTCATTGAACGTGAGGGCATCACCATCAGCAACCCAGGCGGTTTCATTCAGGGTGTCACTTATGACAAACTCCTTGACGCCGAACCGCACGGGCGTAATCCTGTGCTGGCTGACTGTCTGAAACGCATAGGCCTTGCCGAGCGCTCTGGCCGCGGCATTGACCGCATCTATGCCGGCAGCCTGCGCTACGGAAAAATGCTTCCGGATTACAGCAATTCCAATACGGATAACGTACGCCTCTACATTCCGGCCAGCCGCCCGGATAAGAATTTTATCCGCTTGCTGACCAAGAAGCAGGAACAACTCCACCGTGACTTCACCATTTATGAATTGATGGTGCTCAGCCAGCTAAAAGGAAATCAACTTCTGACATGTCAGGAAATCTCTGCCCACACAGGCATCCCCACTTACAAATTGGAAAGCACTTTGGAAACCCTGACTGCAGAAAAAATGATAAAAACCAGCAAACAGAGGAAAGTTATCTATTATACCTTCAGCGGTCAATCCTATAAAGTGCCCACCTGCGAAAACCACTTAGTCAAAGAACCCATCACGGACTACGCCGATTACAACCAGCAAATTATGAAACTAGCCAATAAAAAAGGAAACGTGACCCGAGCAGATGTCACCACCCTTTTACACGTTTCCCCAGCACAGGCATATCGCCTGTTAAATCGATTGAAGGAAAATGGCTTGCTTGTTTTGGAAGGGAAAGGGAAATTTTCCCACTACAAACCTGTTTGCTAA